From Streptomyces sp. NBC_00775, one genomic window encodes:
- the nsdA gene encoding transcriptional repressor NsdA, with the protein MGGNGESGTTATSTDKRPNELLGSWFVRSGWSKGELARQVNRRARQLGANHISTDTSRVRRWLDGENPREPIPRILSELFSERFGCVVAVEDLGLRAAHQSPSVSGVDLPWTGPQTVALISEYSRSDLMLARRGFLGTSLALSAGPSLIEPMQRWLVPSPPAPHEEPESPAAARRPGRLSKPELDLLESTTVMFRQWDAQCGGGLRRKAVVGQLHEVTDLLQEPQPAATNKRLFKVAAELAELAGWMSYDVGLQPTAQKYFVLALHAAKEAGDKPLGSYVLSSMSRQMIHLGRPDDALELIHLAQYGSRDCASPRTQSMLYAMEARAYANMGQPGKCKRAVRMAEDTFADVHEWDDPDPDWIRFFSKAELYGENSHSYRDLAYVAGRSPTYASMAEPLMQEAVDLFGKDTEHQRSYALNLIGMATVHLLQREPERSAVLAKEAMTIAKKVRSERVNTRIRKTVDTAARDFGDLAEVIDLTDQLLVDLPETAEAV; encoded by the coding sequence GTGGGCGGCAACGGCGAAAGCGGGACGACCGCGACTAGCACGGACAAGCGCCCCAATGAGCTGCTCGGCTCGTGGTTCGTGCGCAGCGGCTGGTCGAAGGGCGAGCTCGCACGGCAAGTGAACCGCCGGGCCCGCCAGTTGGGGGCCAACCATATTTCCACGGACACCTCGCGGGTGCGCCGCTGGCTGGACGGGGAGAACCCGCGCGAGCCGATCCCGCGGATCCTGTCCGAGCTGTTCTCCGAGCGGTTCGGCTGTGTCGTCGCCGTCGAGGATCTCGGCCTGCGCGCCGCCCACCAGTCACCGTCCGTGTCCGGGGTCGACCTGCCCTGGACGGGCCCGCAGACCGTGGCGCTGATCAGCGAGTACTCGCGCAGCGACCTGATGCTGGCGCGCCGCGGCTTCCTCGGTACGTCATTGGCCCTCTCCGCGGGCCCGTCCCTCATCGAGCCCATGCAGCGCTGGCTCGTGCCGTCGCCCCCAGCGCCCCACGAGGAGCCCGAGTCCCCGGCCGCCGCGCGCCGGCCCGGCCGGCTCTCCAAGCCCGAGCTGGACCTCCTGGAGTCCACCACGGTGATGTTCCGGCAGTGGGACGCCCAGTGCGGCGGCGGTCTGCGCCGCAAGGCGGTCGTCGGGCAGCTGCACGAAGTGACGGACCTGCTCCAGGAGCCGCAGCCCGCCGCGACCAACAAACGCCTCTTCAAGGTCGCCGCCGAGCTGGCCGAGCTCGCGGGCTGGATGAGCTACGACGTGGGACTCCAGCCCACCGCGCAGAAGTACTTCGTGCTCGCCCTGCACGCCGCCAAGGAAGCGGGCGACAAGCCGCTCGGCTCGTACGTCCTGTCCAGCATGAGCCGCCAGATGATCCACCTCGGGCGCCCCGACGACGCCCTGGAACTCATCCACCTCGCGCAGTACGGAAGCCGCGACTGCGCGAGCCCGCGTACCCAGTCGATGCTGTATGCGATGGAGGCCCGCGCCTACGCCAACATGGGCCAGCCCGGAAAGTGCAAGCGAGCCGTCCGGATGGCCGAGGACACCTTCGCCGACGTACACGAGTGGGACGACCCGGACCCCGACTGGATCCGCTTCTTCTCGAAGGCCGAGCTGTACGGCGAGAACTCGCACTCCTACCGTGACCTGGCCTATGTCGCCGGGCGCAGCCCCACGTACGCCTCCATGGCCGAGCCCCTGATGCAGGAGGCCGTAGACCTCTTCGGCAAGGACACGGAACACCAGCGTTCGTACGCACTCAACCTCATCGGCATGGCCACCGTGCACCTCCTCCAGCGTGAGCCCGAGCGGAGTGCGGTCCTGGCCAAGGAGGCGATGACGATCGCCAAGAAGGTGCGCTCCGAGCGCGTGAACACTCGTATCCGAAAGACGGTCGACACGGCGGCCCGCGACTTCGGTGACCTCGCCGAGGTCATCGACCTCACCGACCAGCTCCTGGTCGACCTGCCCGAGACCGCCGAAGCGGTCTGA
- a CDS encoding ammonium transporter yields MAPAITLAAEAPKLSAANTGFMLICSALVLIMTPGLAFFYGGMVRVKSTLNMLMMSFISMGIITILWVLYGFSLAFGTDHGSIIGWTSDWVGLSNIGLTELWPGYTIPVFVFMVFQLMFAIITPALISGALADRVKFTAWSLFIALWATVVYFPVAHWVWGTGGWAFDLGVIDFAGGTAVHINAGAAALGVILVIGKRVGFKKDPMRPHSLPLVMLGCGLLWFGWFGFNAGSWLGNDDGVGALMFVNTQIATAAAMLAWLAYEKIRHGAFTTLGAASGAVAGLVAITPSGGAVSPLGAIAVGVIAGVVCAMAVGLKYKFGYDDSLDVVGVHLVGGVIGSLLIGFFASGKGQSTATGVFYGDHSFDQLWKQCAGVFAVLAYSLVASAILAFLIDKTIGMRVTEDEEIAGIDQAEHAETAYDFSGAGGGAARTAVPALADAETKKVDA; encoded by the coding sequence ATGGCACCAGCCATCACCCTTGCCGCAGAGGCACCCAAGCTGTCTGCCGCCAACACAGGGTTCATGCTCATCTGTTCCGCCCTGGTGCTCATCATGACGCCCGGTCTGGCCTTCTTCTACGGAGGCATGGTCCGCGTCAAGAGCACCCTCAACATGCTGATGATGAGCTTCATCAGCATGGGGATCATCACCATCCTGTGGGTGCTGTACGGCTTCTCCCTCGCCTTCGGCACCGACCATGGCTCGATCATCGGCTGGACGTCGGACTGGGTCGGCCTCAGCAACATCGGTCTGACCGAGCTGTGGCCCGGGTACACCATCCCGGTCTTCGTCTTCATGGTCTTCCAGCTGATGTTCGCGATCATCACGCCGGCCCTGATAAGCGGCGCCCTCGCGGACCGCGTGAAGTTCACGGCGTGGTCGCTGTTCATCGCGCTGTGGGCCACGGTCGTCTACTTCCCGGTCGCCCACTGGGTCTGGGGCACCGGCGGCTGGGCCTTCGACCTCGGCGTGATCGACTTCGCCGGTGGTACGGCGGTCCACATCAACGCGGGTGCCGCGGCGCTCGGTGTGATCCTGGTCATCGGCAAGCGCGTCGGTTTCAAGAAGGACCCGATGCGCCCGCACAGCCTCCCGCTGGTCATGCTCGGCTGCGGTCTGCTGTGGTTCGGCTGGTTCGGCTTCAACGCCGGCTCGTGGCTCGGCAACGACGACGGTGTCGGCGCGCTGATGTTCGTCAACACGCAGATCGCCACCGCCGCTGCGATGCTCGCCTGGCTCGCCTACGAGAAGATCCGCCACGGCGCGTTCACCACTCTGGGTGCCGCCTCCGGCGCGGTCGCCGGTCTGGTCGCCATCACCCCGTCCGGTGGTGCGGTCTCCCCGCTCGGCGCGATCGCCGTCGGCGTCATCGCCGGTGTCGTGTGCGCCATGGCCGTCGGCCTGAAGTACAAGTTCGGCTACGACGACTCCCTCGACGTCGTCGGCGTCCACCTCGTCGGCGGTGTCATCGGCTCCCTGCTCATCGGCTTCTTCGCCAGTGGCAAGGGCCAGTCGACCGCGACGGGCGTCTTCTACGGCGACCACTCGTTCGACCAGCTGTGGAAGCAGTGCGCCGGTGTCTTCGCCGTCCTCGCCTACTCCCTCGTCGCCTCCGCGATCCTCGCCTTCCTGATCGACAAGACGATCGGTATGCGGGTCACCGAGGACGAGGAGATCGCGGGCATCGACCAGGCGGAGCACGCCGAGACCGCATACGACTTCAGCGGCGCCGGCGGCGGCGCGGCCCGCACGGCCGTCCCGGCCCTCGCGGACGCTGAGACGAAGAAGGTGGACGCATGA
- a CDS encoding P-II family nitrogen regulator, whose protein sequence is MKLITAVVKPHRLDEIKEALQAFGVHGLTVTEASGYGRQRGHTEVYRGAEYTVDLVPKIRIEVLAEDDDAEQLIDVVVKAARTGKIGDGKVWSIPVETAVRVRTGERGPDAL, encoded by the coding sequence ATGAAGCTCATCACCGCCGTCGTGAAGCCCCACCGGCTCGACGAGATCAAGGAGGCCCTGCAGGCCTTCGGGGTACACGGTCTGACGGTCACCGAGGCCAGCGGCTACGGTCGGCAGCGGGGACACACCGAGGTCTACCGTGGGGCCGAGTACACGGTCGACCTGGTCCCCAAGATCCGCATCGAGGTGCTGGCCGAGGACGACGACGCCGAACAGCTGATCGACGTCGTCGTGAAGGCGGCCCGCACCGGCAAGATCGGTGACGGCAAGGTGTGGTCCATCCCGGTCGAGACGGCCGTCCGGGTCCGGACCGGCGAGCGCGGCCCGGACGCGCTCTAA
- a CDS encoding [protein-PII] uridylyltransferase: MTSTDMRTEAEDSGPSGYAAARLRLLQEGARSGPPRRAALAELTDDWLTGLFTAGSEGLRGVSLVAVGGYGRGELSPRSDLDLLLLHDGSDSGAVAALADRIWYPVWDLGLALDHSVRTPAEARKTAGEDLKVQLGLLDARHLAGDLGLTAGLRTAVLADWRNQAPKRLPELQELCAERAERQGELQYLLEPDLKEARGGLRDATALRAVAASWLADAPREGLADARRRLLDVRDALHLTTGRATDRLSLQEQDQVAAELGLLDADTLLRQVYEAARVVSYASDVTWREVGRVLRSRAVRPRLRAMLGGGAKPAAERSPLAEGVVEMDGEVVLARAARPERDHVLPLRAAAAAAQAGLPLSLHAVRRMAAAARPLPTPWPAEAREQLVTLLGSGRPTIEVWEALEAEGLITRLLPDWERVRCRPQRNAVHIWTVDRHLIETAVRASELARRVGRPDLLLVASLLHDIGKGWPGDHSVAGEIIARDVAARIGFDRADVAVLATLVRHHLLLIDTATRRDLEDPATVRSVAEAVGSQGTLELLHALTEADALATGPAAWSSWRGSLVADLVKRVSAVLAGDAPEEPEDVAPTAEQERLAIEAFRTGGPVLALRAQTESVDADAGPTSDDPEPLGVELLIAVPDQPGVLPAVAGVLAMHRLTVRTAELRALDLPDGVEGSVLLLNWRVAAEYGSLPQAARLRADLVRALDGSLDITARLAERDAAYPRRRGTIAPPPRVTVASAASRHATVIEVRAHDAPGLLHRIGRALEDANVRVRSMHVSTLGANAVDAFYVTGTKGAPLPGEEAASVARALEETLRA, translated from the coding sequence GTGACGAGTACGGACATGCGTACGGAAGCAGAGGACTCGGGACCCAGCGGCTACGCGGCGGCCCGGCTGCGCCTCCTCCAAGAGGGGGCGCGGTCCGGGCCGCCGCGCCGTGCTGCCCTCGCCGAACTGACCGACGACTGGCTGACCGGCCTGTTCACGGCCGGCTCCGAAGGGCTGCGCGGCGTCTCCCTCGTCGCCGTCGGCGGCTACGGCCGCGGTGAACTCTCCCCGCGCAGCGACCTCGACCTGCTGCTCCTGCACGACGGCAGCGACTCCGGCGCGGTCGCCGCCCTCGCCGACCGCATCTGGTACCCCGTCTGGGACCTGGGCCTGGCCCTCGACCACTCCGTCCGTACGCCCGCCGAGGCCCGCAAGACCGCCGGCGAGGACCTCAAGGTGCAGCTCGGCCTGCTGGACGCCCGGCATCTCGCGGGCGACCTCGGCCTCACCGCCGGATTGCGTACGGCCGTCCTCGCCGACTGGCGCAACCAGGCGCCGAAACGTCTCCCCGAACTCCAGGAGCTGTGCGCCGAGCGCGCCGAGCGCCAGGGCGAGCTCCAGTACCTCCTCGAGCCGGACCTGAAGGAGGCGCGCGGCGGGTTGCGCGACGCCACCGCCCTGCGCGCCGTCGCCGCCTCCTGGCTCGCGGACGCGCCCCGCGAGGGCCTCGCCGACGCGCGACGACGTCTTCTGGACGTCCGTGACGCGCTGCATCTCACCACCGGACGCGCCACCGACCGTCTCTCGCTCCAGGAGCAGGACCAGGTCGCCGCGGAACTGGGTCTGCTGGACGCCGACACGCTGCTGCGCCAGGTGTACGAGGCGGCGCGTGTCGTCTCGTACGCCAGTGATGTGACATGGCGCGAGGTGGGGCGCGTGTTGCGTTCGCGCGCCGTGCGTCCGCGCCTGCGCGCCATGCTGGGCGGCGGCGCCAAGCCCGCCGCGGAGCGCTCACCGCTCGCCGAGGGCGTGGTCGAGATGGACGGCGAGGTGGTGCTCGCACGCGCCGCGCGCCCCGAGCGCGATCACGTACTCCCGCTCCGCGCCGCAGCCGCTGCGGCACAGGCGGGGCTCCCGCTGTCCCTGCACGCCGTACGGCGCATGGCCGCGGCCGCGCGCCCCCTGCCCACGCCCTGGCCCGCCGAGGCGCGCGAGCAGCTCGTCACGCTCCTCGGCTCGGGTCGCCCGACCATCGAGGTCTGGGAGGCGCTGGAGGCCGAGGGCCTGATCACCCGGCTGCTTCCCGACTGGGAGCGGGTCCGCTGCCGCCCGCAGCGCAACGCCGTGCACATCTGGACCGTCGACCGCCACCTCATCGAGACGGCCGTCCGCGCCTCCGAACTGGCCCGCCGCGTGGGCCGCCCCGACCTGCTCCTCGTCGCCTCCCTGCTGCACGACATCGGCAAGGGCTGGCCCGGCGACCACTCCGTCGCCGGCGAGATCATCGCGCGGGACGTGGCCGCCCGGATCGGCTTCGACCGCGCGGACGTGGCGGTGCTCGCCACCCTCGTGCGGCACCATCTGCTGCTCATCGACACGGCGACCCGGCGCGACCTGGAGGACCCGGCCACCGTCCGCTCGGTCGCCGAGGCCGTCGGCTCGCAGGGCACCCTCGAACTGCTGCACGCACTGACCGAGGCGGACGCGCTGGCCACCGGGCCCGCCGCGTGGTCCTCCTGGCGCGGCTCCCTCGTCGCCGACCTGGTCAAGCGGGTCTCGGCCGTGCTCGCCGGGGACGCCCCCGAGGAGCCCGAGGACGTGGCGCCCACGGCCGAGCAGGAGCGGCTCGCGATCGAGGCGTTCCGGACCGGCGGTCCCGTACTGGCGCTGCGCGCCCAGACCGAATCGGTCGACGCCGACGCCGGCCCCACGTCGGACGACCCCGAGCCGCTGGGTGTCGAGCTCCTCATCGCCGTGCCCGACCAGCCCGGCGTGCTCCCCGCGGTCGCGGGCGTCCTCGCCATGCACCGGCTGACCGTCCGCACCGCCGAGCTGCGCGCCCTGGACCTGCCCGACGGCGTCGAAGGATCGGTGCTGCTGCTCAACTGGCGGGTCGCCGCCGAGTACGGGTCCCTGCCGCAGGCCGCCCGGCTGCGCGCCGACCTCGTCCGCGCCCTCGACGGCTCGCTCGACATCACGGCCCGTCTCGCCGAACGGGACGCCGCCTACCCGCGCCGCCGCGGGACGATCGCGCCGCCGCCGCGTGTGACGGTCGCCTCGGCCGCCTCCCGCCACGCCACGGTCATCGAGGTCCGCGCCCACGACGCCCCCGGCCTGCTGCACCGCATCGGGCGGGCCCTGGAGGACGCGAACGTCCGGGTGCGCAGCATGCACGTCTCCACGCTCGGCGCGAACGCCGTGGACGCCTTCTACGTGACGGGCACGAAGGGCGCGCCCCTGCCGGGGGAGGAGGCGGCCTCCGTGGCGCGTGCGCTGGAGGAGACGCTGAGGGCGTGA
- the ftsH gene encoding ATP-dependent zinc metalloprotease FtsH has translation MSNPAPPRKDPDQPWRTEGTPPEPTSPPSGRRRMPGGWWSLAVAALIVFLVANLVLSFFNEGNEPTISYTEFSKQVDDGNVTKIYSKGDAIQGQLKSAQENPGGDGKYTKFKTQRPSFADDKLWENLDKHNVTVTASPVVQQRSTLYNVLLSLAPMLLLVVLWVFIARRMRTGLGGAGGMLGRKAPPKPVELVPGGKRTTFADVAGIDEVAGELNDVVDFLKNPDAYRRMGAKMPRGVLLSGPPGTGKTLLARAVAGEAGVPFFSASASEFIEMIVGVGASRVRELFAEARKVAPSIIFIDEIDTIGRARGGGAGMGGHDEREQTLNQILTEMDGFSGSEGVIVIAATNRADVLDPALTRPGRFDRVVSVSPPDRGGREAILEIHTREIPLSSEVNLAQVARTTPGMTGAELANLANEAALLAVKRKQHQVTQTDLSEALEKVQLGAERSLVMPEDERRRTAYHESGHALLGMLQPGADPVRKITIVPRGRALGVTLSTPDADRYAYTEEYLRGRIIGALGGMAAEHVVYAVVTTGSENDLEQVTNIVRGMVARWGMSERVGRLSALPSDAQQAYGLSAAPATLDSIDHEMRRIVDECYEEACEKLRDHRGQLDALAEALLANETLDEADAYRIAGVKRSV, from the coding sequence ATGAGCAACCCTGCGCCGCCACGCAAGGACCCGGACCAGCCGTGGCGTACCGAGGGCACTCCGCCCGAGCCGACATCGCCGCCTTCCGGCAGGCGGAGGATGCCCGGCGGCTGGTGGAGCCTGGCCGTCGCCGCCCTGATCGTGTTCCTCGTCGCGAACCTGGTGCTGTCCTTCTTCAACGAGGGCAACGAGCCGACGATCTCGTACACGGAGTTCAGCAAGCAGGTCGACGACGGCAACGTCACCAAGATCTACTCCAAGGGTGACGCCATCCAGGGCCAGCTCAAGAGCGCCCAGGAGAACCCGGGAGGCGACGGGAAGTACACCAAGTTCAAGACCCAGCGTCCGTCCTTCGCGGACGACAAGCTGTGGGAGAACCTGGACAAGCACAACGTCACGGTGACTGCCTCACCTGTGGTCCAACAGCGCAGCACCCTCTACAACGTGCTGCTCTCGCTCGCCCCGATGCTTCTGCTGGTCGTCCTGTGGGTCTTCATCGCCCGGCGGATGCGTACGGGGCTCGGCGGCGCGGGCGGCATGCTCGGCCGCAAGGCGCCGCCGAAACCGGTCGAACTGGTGCCGGGCGGCAAGCGCACGACCTTCGCGGACGTGGCCGGGATCGACGAGGTCGCGGGCGAACTGAACGACGTCGTGGACTTCCTCAAGAACCCGGACGCCTACCGCAGGATGGGTGCGAAGATGCCGCGCGGCGTGCTCCTGTCGGGCCCGCCCGGCACGGGAAAGACGCTGCTCGCGCGGGCGGTCGCGGGCGAGGCGGGCGTGCCGTTCTTCTCGGCCTCCGCCTCCGAGTTCATCGAGATGATCGTGGGCGTCGGCGCGTCCCGGGTCCGCGAGCTCTTCGCCGAGGCCCGCAAGGTGGCCCCCTCCATCATCTTCATCGACGAGATCGACACGATCGGGCGGGCCAGGGGCGGCGGCGCCGGCATGGGCGGCCACGACGAGCGCGAGCAGACGCTGAACCAGATCCTGACCGAGATGGACGGCTTCTCGGGCTCGGAGGGCGTGATCGTCATCGCGGCGACCAACCGGGCCGACGTCCTGGACCCCGCGCTCACCCGCCCCGGCCGCTTCGACCGCGTCGTCAGCGTCTCGCCGCCCGACCGAGGCGGCCGCGAGGCGATCCTGGAGATCCACACCCGCGAAATCCCGCTGTCCTCCGAAGTGAACCTCGCGCAGGTGGCCCGTACGACTCCCGGCATGACCGGTGCGGAACTCGCCAACCTCGCCAACGAGGCCGCCCTCCTCGCCGTCAAGCGCAAGCAGCACCAGGTGACGCAGACGGACCTCTCCGAGGCGCTGGAAAAGGTGCAGCTGGGAGCCGAACGCTCCCTGGTCATGCCCGAGGACGAACGCCGCCGCACGGCCTACCACGAGAGCGGTCACGCCCTCCTCGGCATGCTGCAGCCGGGCGCCGACCCGGTCCGCAAGATCACCATCGTGCCGCGCGGGCGTGCCCTCGGCGTCACGCTCTCCACTCCGGACGCGGACCGGTACGCGTACACGGAGGAGTACCTTCGCGGGCGCATCATCGGCGCCCTGGGAGGCATGGCCGCCGAGCACGTCGTCTACGCGGTCGTCACGACCGGCTCCGAGAACGACCTCGAACAGGTCACCAACATCGTGCGCGGCATGGTCGCCCGCTGGGGCATGAGCGAACGCGTCGGCCGGCTTTCGGCTCTGCCCAGCGATGCGCAGCAGGCCTACGGGCTTTCCGCCGCCCCGGCGACGCTCGACTCGATCGACCACGAGATGCGGCGCATCGTCGACGAGTGCTACGAGGAGGCCTGCGAGAAGCTCCGCGATCACCGGGGGCAGCTGGACGCGCTGGCGGAGGCGCTCCTGGCGAACGAGACGCTGGACGAAGCGGACGCGTACCGGATCGCGGGCGTCAAACGGTCGGTGTAG
- a CDS encoding bifunctional DNA primase/polymerase: MGFTIGSSRGMREIRPGSRRRGRSSECTTVAEFTGLWGWDVVPGARAAAGACSCGKAGCPTPGAHPLEFAPAIPAGATLDDVTEAWSEFPGAAVMLPVGRAFDVIEVAEPAGRRALVRLERMGLPLGPVTATPDGRAHFFVAPGSAAELPELLYRMGWDDASLDLHGLGPGTYVTAPPSDRGGLGPVRWLRSPALDSATKPPQARLLLGTLAYVAHRSRA; encoded by the coding sequence ATGGGCTTCACGATCGGCAGCAGTCGGGGGATGCGCGAAATCCGGCCCGGCTCGCGGCGCCGCGGCCGCTCCTCGGAGTGCACCACCGTGGCCGAGTTCACCGGGCTGTGGGGCTGGGACGTGGTCCCGGGCGCCCGAGCCGCCGCCGGGGCGTGCTCGTGCGGCAAGGCCGGCTGCCCCACGCCGGGCGCGCATCCGCTGGAGTTCGCTCCGGCGATCCCGGCCGGCGCCACGCTCGACGACGTGACCGAGGCCTGGTCCGAGTTCCCGGGCGCCGCCGTGATGCTGCCGGTCGGCCGCGCCTTCGACGTGATCGAGGTCGCCGAGCCCGCCGGGCGCCGCGCGCTCGTCCGCCTCGAACGGATGGGGCTCCCCCTCGGACCGGTCACGGCCACACCGGACGGCCGCGCCCACTTCTTCGTCGCCCCCGGCTCCGCGGCCGAGCTCCCCGAGCTGCTCTACCGCATGGGCTGGGACGACGCCTCCCTCGACCTGCACGGCCTGGGCCCCGGTACGTATGTCACGGCCCCGCCCTCCGACCGGGGCGGCCTCGGCCCGGTCCGCTGGCTGCGCTCCCCCGCACTGGACTCGGCGACGAAGCCGCCGCAGGCACGGCTGCTGCTGGGCACGCTGGCGTACGTGGCGCATCGGTCACGGGCGTAA
- the ffh gene encoding signal recognition particle protein, giving the protein MFDTLSDRLSATFKNLRGKGRLSEADIDATAREIRIALLEADVALPVVRTFIKNVKERALGSDVSKALNPAQQVLKIVNDELVTILGGETRRLRFAKNPPTVIMLAGLQGAGKTTLAGKLGKWLKDQGHSPLLVAADLQRPNAVNQLSVVAERAGVAVYAPEPGNGVGDPVKVAKDSMEFAKTKVHDIVIVDTAGRLGIDQEMMQQAADIRDVISPDEILFVVDAMIGQDAVNTAEAFRDGVGFDGVVLSKLDGDARGGAALSIASVTGKPIMFASNGEKLDDFDAFHPDRMASRILDMGDLLTLIEQAEKTFSQEEAEKMASKLASKKGQDFTLDDFLAQMEQVRKMGSISKLLGMLPGMGQIKDQINNLDERDVDRTAAIIKSMTPAERQDATIINGSRRARIAKGSGVEVSAVKGLVERFFEARKMMSRMAQGGGMPGMPGMPGMGGGPGRTKKKTKQAKGKQRSGNPMKRKQQEIEEAQRREAGAQGGNAFGLPQQGGQDFELPDEFKKFMG; this is encoded by the coding sequence GTGTTCGATACTCTCTCCGATCGCCTCTCAGCCACGTTCAAGAACCTGCGGGGCAAGGGCCGGCTGTCCGAAGCTGACATCGACGCCACCGCACGCGAGATCCGTATCGCGCTCCTCGAAGCCGACGTGGCCCTGCCGGTCGTGCGGACCTTCATCAAGAACGTCAAGGAGCGCGCGCTCGGTTCGGACGTCTCCAAGGCGCTGAACCCGGCCCAGCAGGTCCTGAAGATCGTGAACGATGAGCTCGTCACGATCCTCGGCGGCGAGACCCGCCGCCTCAGGTTCGCCAAGAACCCGCCCACCGTGATCATGCTCGCGGGTCTTCAGGGTGCTGGTAAGACCACGCTCGCCGGAAAGCTCGGCAAGTGGCTCAAGGACCAGGGCCACTCGCCGCTGCTGGTCGCCGCGGACCTCCAGCGCCCGAACGCCGTGAACCAGCTCAGCGTCGTCGCCGAGCGCGCCGGCGTGGCCGTCTACGCCCCCGAGCCGGGCAACGGCGTCGGCGACCCGGTCAAGGTCGCCAAGGACTCCATGGAGTTCGCGAAGACCAAGGTCCACGACATCGTGATCGTGGACACCGCCGGCCGCCTGGGCATCGACCAGGAGATGATGCAGCAGGCCGCGGACATCCGCGACGTCATCTCCCCGGACGAGATCCTCTTCGTCGTCGACGCGATGATCGGCCAGGACGCGGTCAACACCGCCGAGGCCTTCCGCGACGGTGTCGGCTTCGACGGCGTGGTGCTCTCCAAGCTCGACGGTGACGCCCGTGGTGGTGCGGCCCTGTCGATCGCCTCGGTCACCGGCAAGCCGATCATGTTCGCGTCGAACGGTGAGAAGCTCGACGACTTCGACGCCTTCCACCCGGACCGGATGGCCTCCCGCATCCTCGACATGGGTGACCTCCTCACCCTGATCGAGCAGGCGGAGAAGACGTTCAGCCAAGAAGAGGCCGAGAAGATGGCCTCCAAGCTGGCGTCCAAGAAGGGCCAGGACTTCACCCTGGACGACTTCCTGGCCCAGATGGAGCAGGTCCGGAAGATGGGCAGCATCAGCAAGCTGCTCGGCATGCTCCCGGGCATGGGCCAGATCAAGGACCAGATCAACAACCTGGACGAGCGGGACGTCGACCGTACGGCCGCCATCATCAAGTCGATGACCCCGGCCGAGCGCCAGGACGCGACGATCATCAACGGCTCGCGCCGCGCCCGTATCGCCAAGGGCTCCGGCGTCGAGGTCAGCGCCGTCAAGGGCCTGGTCGAGCGCTTCTTCGAGGCCCGCAAGATGATGTCCCGCATGGCCCAGGGCGGCGGAATGCCGGGGATGCCCGGGATGCCGGGCATGGGCGGCGGCCCCGGCCGCACCAAGAAGAAGACCAAGCAGGCCAAGGGCAAGCAGCGCTCCGGCAACCCGATGAAGCGCAAGCAGCAGGAGATCGAAGAGGCCCAGCGCCGCGAGGCCGGCGCCCAGGGCGGCAACGCCTTCGGTCTGCCGCAGCAGGGCGGCCAGGACTTCGAGCTGCCGGACGAGTTCAAGAAGTTCATGGGCTGA